A genomic window from Nicotiana sylvestris chromosome 11, ASM39365v2, whole genome shotgun sequence includes:
- the LOC104248269 gene encoding CEN-like protein 1: MASRVVEPLVVARVIGEVVDSFNPSVKLNVIYNGSKQVFNGHELMPAVIAAKPRVEIGGEDMRSAYTLIMTDPDVPGPSDPYLREHLHWIVTDIPGSTDSSFGREIVSYESPKPVIGIHRYVLLLYKQSGRQTVKPAATRDHFNTRRYTAENGLGSPVAAVYFNAQRETAARRR; the protein is encoded by the exons ATGGCTTCTAGGGTTGTTGAACCACTTGTTGTTGCACGAGTGATAGGAGAAGTAGTAGACAGTTTCAACCCAAGTGTGAAACTGAATGTGATATACAACGGGAGCAAACAAGTATTTAATGGGCATGAACTCATGCCTGCTGTCATTGCTGCTAAACCTCGTGTCGAGATTGGTGGCGAAGACATGCGATCTGCTTACACCCtt ATCATGACCGACCCAGATGTTCCAGGTCCTAGTGATCCTTACTTGAGGGAACACCTCCACTG GATTGTTACAGATATTCCTGGTTCCACTGATTCCTCGTTCG GAAGGGAAATAGTGAGCTACGAGAGCCCAAAGCCAGTGATTGGGATTCACCGATATGTGTTACTATTGTATAAACAAAGCGGAAGGCAAACAGTGAAACCAGCAGCAACAAGAGACCATTTCAACACTCGAAGGTATACGGCTGAGAATGGATTGGGAAGCCCAGTTGCCGCTGTCTACTTCAATGCCCAGAGAGAAACTGCTGCCAGAAGAAGATGA